The Nonlabens spongiae genome contains a region encoding:
- the nadC gene encoding carboxylating nicotinate-nucleotide diphosphorylase encodes MDYSSASAFEEMNRIIDNALREDLGDGDHSSLSCIPETAHGKARLLVKDEGVLAGVAFAKAVFHKVDPELKLDVIIDDGEEVSYGDEAFYVSGSSRSILKAERLVLNSMQRMSAIATKTRKFVHALEGTKTKILDTRKTTPGIRLLEKWAVDIGGGVNHRFGLYDMIMLKDNHIDFAGGVEQAIKKTKKYLSETGRDLKIIVEARDLAEIKKILKHDNIYRILIDNFNYEDTRKAVKLIGDQCLTESSGGITLDTAKHYADCGVDFISSGSLTHSVYNLDLSLKAVHG; translated from the coding sequence ATGGATTATTCCTCTGCTTCTGCATTTGAAGAAATGAACCGCATTATTGACAATGCTTTGCGTGAAGATTTAGGAGATGGTGACCATAGCAGTCTGTCGTGTATACCTGAAACGGCACATGGTAAAGCCAGATTGCTCGTGAAGGACGAGGGTGTTCTTGCTGGTGTCGCTTTCGCGAAAGCGGTATTTCATAAAGTAGATCCAGAGTTAAAACTGGACGTAATCATAGACGATGGAGAGGAAGTAAGTTATGGCGATGAAGCATTTTACGTGAGCGGCTCGTCTCGTAGCATCTTAAAAGCAGAACGACTCGTTTTGAATTCTATGCAGCGCATGAGTGCGATTGCCACCAAGACCAGAAAATTTGTACACGCACTTGAAGGTACAAAAACTAAGATTTTAGACACGCGTAAAACCACACCTGGAATCAGGTTGTTAGAAAAGTGGGCGGTAGATATAGGTGGAGGAGTGAATCATCGATTTGGTCTATACGACATGATCATGCTCAAGGATAATCATATTGATTTTGCGGGTGGGGTAGAACAAGCTATCAAAAAAACCAAAAAGTACCTGAGTGAGACGGGTAGGGACTTAAAAATCATCGTTGAGGCAAGAGATCTAGCCGAAATCAAGAAGATTCTCAAACACGATAACATCTATCGCATCTTGATCGACAATTTCAACTATGAGGATACGCGCAAGGCGGTAAAATTAATTGGAGACCAGTGCCTCACCGAGAGTAGTGGTGGTATCACGCTCGATACTGCTAAGCACTATGCAGACTGTGGTGTAGATTTCATTTCAAGTGGATCTCTTACACATAGCGTGTACAATCTGGACTTGAGCTTAAAGGCGGTGCATGGCTAG
- a CDS encoding chalcone isomerase family protein, producing MKKILLVAVAFLGTWGAQAQMKINGVTLEKNLTVDGEELILNGAGMREKLWFDLYVGALYLKSKTEDGEKVLKADEHMAIVLVITDDKVTQKKLEDAVEDGFEDSCTDKERAAIKSEINQLLALLKDPIKEGHHFEFAYVPNKGTMISKNGKNLGTIKGLAFKKAFFGIWLGEDPADRDLKEAMLDQ from the coding sequence ATGAAAAAAATACTTTTAGTAGCAGTCGCTTTTCTAGGAACATGGGGAGCACAGGCTCAAATGAAAATCAATGGAGTAACGTTGGAAAAAAACCTTACGGTAGATGGTGAGGAACTGATTCTAAACGGCGCTGGAATGAGAGAAAAACTTTGGTTTGATCTTTATGTAGGTGCTTTATACCTTAAAAGTAAAACGGAAGATGGAGAAAAAGTACTTAAAGCCGATGAACATATGGCTATTGTGCTTGTCATCACAGATGATAAAGTGACTCAAAAAAAGCTTGAAGATGCTGTAGAAGACGGTTTTGAAGACAGCTGCACCGACAAAGAAAGAGCTGCGATCAAATCAGAAATCAATCAGCTACTTGCTTTACTTAAAGATCCGATCAAGGAAGGACATCATTTTGAATTTGCTTACGTCCCTAATAAAGGAACGATGATAAGTAAAAATGGTAAAAACCTAGGCACTATAAAAGGTTTAGCTTTTAAAAAGGCGTTCTTTGGTATCTGGTTAGGGGAAGATCCTGCAGATAGGGATTTGAAAGAAGCAATGTTAGATCAGTAA
- a CDS encoding YihY/virulence factor BrkB family protein, whose translation MARLREVLKRIPVISWFVAVSTSWKLPGFEGMTAWDLWETYSMGIVKGAFSSRASAISYSFFMALFPFILFVLNLIPFIDIENFQAEVLLFVNDLLPTQAAGAFDNIFNEIAMQENTGLLTISFVSSIVLMTNGVNAIFDGFEGSYHSEINRGFIRQYAVSLVVSLLLVLFLLVGVILTVGVAYWIAEMRAQNFMTENSMVFWLSTVRYIILGIMVYVFICTLYYTGTRDGRNTRFFSIGAVMSLILIVAFSYLYGLYIDNFSSYNEIYGSIGAILILMVYIWLNSNILLLGFELNASLRSLKARNLVLE comes from the coding sequence ATGGCTAGATTGCGAGAAGTCCTGAAGCGTATTCCCGTTATATCATGGTTTGTAGCAGTCTCCACATCATGGAAGCTGCCAGGCTTTGAAGGGATGACCGCTTGGGATCTCTGGGAGACTTATTCAATGGGCATTGTAAAGGGCGCTTTTTCTTCAAGGGCCAGTGCCATATCCTACAGCTTTTTTATGGCTCTGTTTCCATTTATTCTTTTTGTTCTGAATCTGATTCCTTTTATTGATATAGAAAATTTTCAGGCTGAGGTCTTACTGTTTGTCAATGATCTGTTACCTACTCAAGCTGCAGGAGCCTTTGACAACATCTTTAATGAAATTGCGATGCAGGAGAATACAGGTTTGCTCACGATTTCCTTTGTTTCCTCGATTGTTCTGATGACTAATGGTGTCAATGCTATTTTTGACGGTTTTGAAGGCAGCTATCATTCTGAGATCAACAGAGGTTTTATTAGGCAGTATGCGGTCTCATTAGTTGTTTCTTTGCTGCTAGTCTTGTTTTTGCTGGTAGGTGTGATTTTAACCGTGGGTGTTGCCTACTGGATTGCTGAAATGCGAGCACAAAACTTTATGACTGAAAACAGTATGGTCTTTTGGCTCTCAACTGTGCGGTATATCATTCTCGGTATCATGGTATATGTATTTATCTGCACATTGTACTATACGGGAACCAGAGATGGTCGCAACACAAGGTTTTTTTCTATAGGTGCGGTAATGTCTCTCATCCTAATTGTAGCTTTTTCATACCTATATGGTCTTTATATTGACAACTTTAGCTCTTATAATGAGATCTATGGTTCCATAGGCGCTATACTTATACTCATGGTTTATATATGGTTGAATTCCAATATTTTACTGTTGGGTTTTGAATTAAATGCTTCTTTGCGCTCATTAAAGGCACGGAATTTGGTTTTAGAATAG
- a CDS encoding PepSY-like domain-containing protein yields MMRAILIFLITTFTFITASCQDKGKVPQSVLKTFQEMYPNEDDPDFKQDAHGYWEAHFKKDGEKYRADFLADGSWRETENSIKEKNLPKAVKAAIKKHYGDEEITEVEHVLSAKYGEFYDVEFKQKGKNKDVMYRKDGSIIQE; encoded by the coding sequence ATGATGCGAGCGATACTTATTTTTTTAATTACCACTTTTACCTTCATTACTGCTAGTTGTCAGGATAAAGGAAAAGTACCTCAAAGTGTTCTTAAAACATTCCAGGAAATGTATCCTAATGAGGATGATCCTGATTTCAAACAAGATGCTCATGGATACTGGGAAGCTCATTTTAAAAAGGATGGCGAGAAATATCGTGCAGATTTTCTAGCCGATGGTTCATGGAGAGAAACGGAAAACTCGATTAAGGAAAAGAATTTACCTAAAGCTGTTAAAGCGGCCATAAAAAAACACTATGGTGACGAAGAGATCACAGAAGTCGAACACGTTTTAAGTGCAAAATATGGTGAGTTCTATGATGTTGAGTTCAAGCAAAAAGGCAAGAATAAAGACGTTATGTACCGTAAGGACGGTTCTATTATTCAGGAGTGA